Part of the Candidatus Diapherotrites archaeon genome is shown below.
CCTGGGGTAATGGAGATAGAAATTGATGGATTTTACAAGAGAGGAATTTTTGTTACAAAAAAGGAGGGAACAGCTGCAGCAAAAAAAAGATATGCATTAATAGACTATGAAGGGAACCTGAAGATAGTTGGCTTTGAGTATGTGAGAAGGGACTGGGCTCCAATAGCAAAAAACACGCAAAAAAAAGTAATTGAATTAGTGCTGAAAGAAGGAAAGCCTGAAAAAGCAATTGAGACAGTAAAGGAAGTAATAAAGCAATTAAAGGAAGGCAAAACCCTGAAAAAGGATTTGGTGATTTACACGCAAATAAAGAAATCCTTCTCCCATTATGAAGCAATTGGCCCTCATGTTGCAGCAGCAAAGAAAGCATTCAAGAAAGGAAAGGATGTAGGCATAGGAAGCATTATAGGATTCATTGTAACAAAGACAGGCACAAGCATTTCAGACAAAGCAGAATTAGAGGAGTTCGTTAAAGAAGGAAACTATGATGCTGACTACTACATTGAGCACCAAGTCATTCCAGCAGTAATAAAAATAATACAGGAACTAGGCTACAGCAAGGAAGACCTCATTCACGGAGGCAAACAGGCAACGCTCGAAACATTCAATTAAAATCAATAAAAATAGGGGGAGAAAATATGGAAGAAGAGGAATACAAACATTACATCAAAGCAGGAAAAATTTTGGGAAAAGTGCACCAGAAAGCGCGAGGCATGATAAGCCCTGGAATGAAACTGCTCGAAATTGCTGAAAAAATAGAGAAAGAAATAATTGAATTAGAAGGAAAGCCTGCTTTTCCAGTGAACCTTTCATTGAACAACAGTGCAGCGCATTACACCCCTGCATTCGATGAGGAGACAACAATAGAAGAAAAAGATTTACTGAAAGTGGACATTGGAGTGCATGTTGAAGGATTTATTGCAGACTATGCTTTTACCCTTGATTTTTCAGGAAAGAACGAAAAATTGGTTGAAGCAGCAGAAAAGGCATTAGAGAAAGCCTTTGAGGAAATAAAAGTTGGAGCGAAAATCGGAGGAATAGGAAAAACAATTGAAGAAACAATCCACTCTTACGACTTTAATCCAATACAGAACCTGAGCGGGCATGGACTAAGCGAGTACAGAGCGCATTACAGCCCTTCAATTCCAAACATAGGCAAAAAAGATGAAAGGGAAATAGAGGAAGGCAAAGCCTACGCAATAGAGCCTTTTGCCTGCAATGGATTAGGATTTGTAAAGGAGGCCCCCCAAACCCAAATATTTGAATTCAATGAAGTAAGGCCTTTAAGGAATCTTGAAGCAAGAAAAATTCTGGATAAAGTGCTTGAGGAGTACAAGACCTTGCCTTTCGCTGAAAGATGGCTTGTGAAAGAATTCGGCTCAATCAAAACAAAGATTGCGTTAAGGGAGCTCCTGCAAAGGGAATGCCTTTCACTGCATCCCATCCTCAGAGAAGAAAAAAATGTCTTGGTATCACAGGCAGAAAACTCTTTCATAGCAAAAGACAAGGAAATAATCAAGCTTGTGGAATAACAGATTAAGGCCTCAAAAAAAACAAAAGTATTTAAACCAAAACTCCATATTAATTAACAGGAATCAAAAATGAAAAAAATCCTTTTCATAATGGGCTTTGCATTGCTTTTAGCAGCCACAGCAAGCGCAGCACAGGCAACCCTACTCTCATTGCACGGGACAGTGAAAACAGCCGGAGGAGCGCCTGCTTCAGGGAGCCTCACAGTTGAAGTTTGGGATGCCAATGACTCTGCAGGCAACCTCGTTTATAGTGAATCATTTACCGGAGCAATTTCTTCAGGAAAATTTGATGTAATGTTAGGTGCTTCAACCTCGTTGAATTTGAATTACAACCAAGACTACTATTTAATGCTCATAAAAGATGGCACTACAAATTTATTTTCCTCAAGAAAAAAATTTAAGGGAGGCCAAGGGCAAGTGCAGTCAACAAGCATCCAAACAGGCTGGCCTACATTATTAAACATACTAGACATTGGCTCGAATGCAAGCACTTTTAGTGGAGTCACAAAAATAGGTAATTCAAGCAGCACTTTAGTTGTGGGAGGCGGTCTAATAGTGGATGACAACATAAATTATTACCGAGAACAAGGACACTATGTTACTGACCCTGCCTTGGGAACATCTGTCCCTCACAATGACTTGAGAATTATTTTTGGCACTGCCGTTATTCTTGCAGGAACTAACAGTATTCCTGTTAATTTTGGATTCAATTTTGACATAGGTCCATATTCCGTTGTTGCAATACCTGAAGGTACTTCTAGTGGGGGGGCGTGGTACATTACTAATAAGACGGGCTCAAGTTTTATTATTAATCAACCAACTAATGCAACAGCAAACACAACATACGATTATATTGTAATAGGATATTATGTTGAAAATCCTCCGTGCGGTGCCCCACCACTGCCGCCATGCCCATAATTAATAAACAAAAAAATAAAACAATCAACTTTGAAAACAATTTGCTTTTATGAAGAAGAAAATTGAAAAAAAAGAAAAATCGAATAATTATTACAGGGTTGGATTTTTTGCACTATTAATTATAGTTGCTGGACTAATTATTGGAATAACCACCCAAAACTATTTTATTCCAAAAAGCGCTGGAAACCAAGCGAAAGAAAAGGAAGACAAGAACAAATACTCTGTTGACTTGAATATAAATAATATTGCAGGCCAGTTCCAGCCTGTAATAGACAAACTTTTATTACACGAAGAAATGAAGAACTATAACGGAAAACAGGCCACAATACAAGAGTTAACAGAAAAAGACTTGAATATGCTAAAAACAAAATATCCTGTAATATACGGTGATGCCAAGGCAGGGCAATACCTGTTCCTTTACTCTGACTTATTAGTAATATATGATTTCGAGAAAGACAAGATAGTGAAATCCTTTGTGGTTCAGGACATCAATATAGGCTGAATTAAGAGAATTAAATCAAAACATTTAAATGCAGTGAAAGCCTAAAATAATAACATGAAGAAAATTTTCTTGGTTTCGCTGATTTTCATTTCATTGATTTCTTTAGTGAGCGCTTTCACTGAGCCAAATTATAACGGTTATACGACAGAAGCGTTTGTCGAAGAAGCCGCCTATAATGAGCCAAATTATAACGGTTATACAACCAGATTTTATATTACGCAGATGCCAGTAGGCGTTGAACCAAATTATAATGGTTATACAACCAGCTTGGGGGATTATGGAGAGGTAACAGGCGCAGGCAATCCAATAACAAAGGTTTCAGTTGGCTCTGACAAAAATTCTGCAACGCCTCCAGCAACAATAGTTTTTGATGTGAACGTTGACGGCGGAGAAACGCCTTACACTTATACTTGGACTTTTGGTGATGCCAATGTAACCTATATTTCTGGCGGGAACAAGATAACAATGCCCCATACTTTTAGTGGCTCAGGGGTATACAATGTAAGAGTGCTAGTATATGACAGTGCATTCCAGTCTTCTTCAGGCCAAAAGACTGTTACCTTGACTTTTTATGGTTCTTCGCCTAACATACTCAAAATGCTTGACTTGAAAGTAAATCCTGTTACAGTAAAGCTGAGGGAAACAATAAGCATTAAAGTGCTTGTAAAGAAACTGAATGTTTCAAACGAGGATGTGACAGTTTCAATTATTACAACAGACGGCCAAGGAAACCAGCTTCAAGTAATTCCTGTTTATACTTCTTCAGCTCAAATTTCCCTCAATGAAACAAAAGAATTTGACTTCAATTATCTTGTCTTGCCTCAATTAAAAGAAAACACTACATACTACATTAAGGCTGTTGCTTCAAGCCCAGGGGAAGCACTAGAACAGGCAGGAGACAATTCCCTGACAACAGGATTCACTGTAGTGAAAGTGAAGAAACTTCCTCCATTAGCTGAAACACAATTATTTTTGCTGCCATTAATTGCCTTTATCGTATTATTCTTTATAAGGAGGCA
Proteins encoded:
- the map gene encoding type II methionyl aminopeptidase, producing the protein MEEEEYKHYIKAGKILGKVHQKARGMISPGMKLLEIAEKIEKEIIELEGKPAFPVNLSLNNSAAHYTPAFDEETTIEEKDLLKVDIGVHVEGFIADYAFTLDFSGKNEKLVEAAEKALEKAFEEIKVGAKIGGIGKTIEETIHSYDFNPIQNLSGHGLSEYRAHYSPSIPNIGKKDEREIEEGKAYAIEPFACNGLGFVKEAPQTQIFEFNEVRPLRNLEARKILDKVLEEYKTLPFAERWLVKEFGSIKTKIALRELLQRECLSLHPILREEKNVLVSQAENSFIAKDKEIIKLVE
- a CDS encoding PKD domain-containing protein, with amino-acid sequence MKKIFLVSLIFISLISLVSAFTEPNYNGYTTEAFVEEAAYNEPNYNGYTTRFYITQMPVGVEPNYNGYTTSLGDYGEVTGAGNPITKVSVGSDKNSATPPATIVFDVNVDGGETPYTYTWTFGDANVTYISGGNKITMPHTFSGSGVYNVRVLVYDSAFQSSSGQKTVTLTFYGSSPNILKMLDLKVNPVTVKLRETISIKVLVKKLNVSNEDVTVSIITTDGQGNQLQVIPVYTSSAQISLNETKEFDFNYLVLPQLKENTTYYIKAVASSPGEALEQAGDNSLTTGFTVVKVKKLPPLAETQLFLLPLIAFIVLFFIRRQKK